In a genomic window of Desulfobulbaceae bacterium DB1:
- a CDS encoding IS256 family transposase → MAIDKEILDRLLADYNYQKPEELIGENGLLKQLTKALLERALQAEMTVHLGHEKHGTIVTKGGNARNGNSAKTIKGDFGKMPIEVPRDRDSSFDPVIIPKGQTRFPGFDDKIISLYSRGMTTREIQGHLEDIYGVDVSPTLISTVTDAVADEVKVWQNRPLDPIYPIVYMDAIRVKVRDNGHVKNKAVYLAIGITMDGVKDVLGMWVAENEGAKFWLQVVTELRNRGVQDIFIACVDGLKGFPEAIETVFPFTQVQLCLVHMVRNSLKYVSWKQRKEVAADLKAIYQSPTAEQAEMELMTFEEKWDKTHPSIGQSWRRNWERITPFFAYSPEIRKVIYTTNAIESLNMSLRKVTKNRGSFPNDESMLKLLYMALNNIAKKWTMPIRDWKAALNRFSILFGDRMPAY, encoded by the coding sequence ATGGCCATTGATAAAGAAATTTTGGATCGTTTACTTGCCGACTACAATTACCAGAAGCCCGAAGAACTGATCGGTGAAAACGGGCTGCTCAAGCAGCTCACCAAGGCCTTACTGGAGCGGGCGTTACAGGCGGAAATGACCGTCCACCTGGGCCACGAAAAACATGGAACCATCGTCACCAAAGGCGGTAATGCCCGAAATGGTAACTCTGCAAAGACCATCAAGGGCGACTTCGGTAAAATGCCGATTGAGGTCCCGCGCGACCGCGACAGCAGTTTCGATCCGGTCATCATTCCCAAAGGGCAAACCCGCTTTCCCGGCTTTGACGACAAGATTATCTCTCTCTACTCCCGAGGGATGACTACCAGGGAGATTCAGGGGCACTTGGAAGACATTTACGGAGTTGATGTCTCTCCCACCCTGATTTCAACGGTCACCGATGCCGTTGCTGACGAGGTTAAAGTTTGGCAAAATCGCCCGTTGGACCCCATTTATCCCATTGTTTACATGGACGCTATCCGGGTTAAGGTGCGCGACAATGGGCATGTTAAGAACAAGGCGGTCTATCTGGCTATTGGCATCACCATGGACGGCGTCAAGGATGTCCTGGGAATGTGGGTTGCCGAAAACGAGGGCGCCAAGTTCTGGTTGCAGGTAGTGACTGAGCTAAGAAACCGTGGCGTGCAGGATATTTTCATTGCCTGCGTCGATGGCCTCAAGGGTTTTCCTGAAGCCATTGAGACGGTTTTCCCCTTCACCCAGGTCCAGCTCTGTCTCGTCCACATGGTGCGCAATTCCCTGAAATATGTCTCATGGAAACAGCGCAAAGAGGTGGCTGCGGATCTCAAGGCCATTTACCAATCGCCAACAGCCGAGCAGGCCGAAATGGAACTGATGACCTTTGAAGAAAAATGGGACAAAACGCATCCGTCCATCGGCCAATCCTGGCGAAGAAATTGGGAAAGAATCACCCCATTTTTTGCGTATTCGCCCGAGATACGCAAGGTGATATATACCACCAATGCTATTGAGTCGTTGAACATGTCACTGCGCAAAGTTACCAAGAACCGGGGTTCATTTCCCAATGACGAGTCGATGCTTAAACTGCTTTACATGGCGCTGAACAATATCGCCAAAAAATGGACTATGCCAATCAGAGACTGGAAGGCTGCCTTGAACCGCTTTTCAATCTTGTTCGGCGACAGAATGCCTGCATATTGA